From the Desulfosarcina sp. BuS5 genome, one window contains:
- a CDS encoding sigma-54 interaction domain-containing protein, whose translation MENDEKAVIMDALISNPYLGITIFDKNGSIICRNRVNEDISGMKNFDVIKKHSSIMPYYKELKQVLKKGIPSIGLPYKTANGCQAMIHRIPLKINNEIIGAISITVFNDARELEALISKYDLLKNRLTPYNPELSKLRSAKYTFKNIIGNNNKILMSKKLAENYAQGKSSVLITGETGTGKELFAHAIHLASPRKDHPFIRVNCGAIPPDLLESELFGYEPGAFTGAGKGPRIGKFELAHHGTIFLDEISSLSLAMQPKLLSVLQNREIERIGGNKIINLDFRIISATNKSLTQMVKEGLFRSDLYYRLNVFNLDITPLRERIDDIKILTKYFLEGLYDEYGFNLRRLTPSVLKILSQWSWPGNVRELQNVLERSVQVSDKKEIKIADLPDYLTSGLELDEIESAGNNKVNVLKESKDGIEKKIIERALISNNWNKSGTARQIGISRSLLYALIKKYDLKK comes from the coding sequence ATGGAAAATGATGAAAAGGCTGTTATTATGGATGCCTTAATAAGCAATCCTTATCTGGGAATAACAATTTTTGATAAAAACGGTTCGATTATATGCAGAAACAGGGTTAATGAAGATATTTCGGGGATGAAAAATTTCGATGTTATCAAAAAACATTCTTCAATCATGCCTTATTATAAAGAATTGAAGCAAGTATTAAAAAAAGGTATTCCCAGCATCGGTCTTCCTTATAAGACTGCAAACGGATGTCAGGCAATGATTCATCGTATTCCGCTCAAGATAAATAATGAAATAATAGGCGCAATTTCAATTACGGTTTTCAATGATGCCAGGGAACTTGAAGCGCTCATATCCAAATACGATTTGTTGAAAAATCGGCTGACACCCTATAATCCGGAACTAAGCAAATTAAGGTCTGCTAAATACACCTTTAAAAATATTATAGGGAATAATAATAAAATATTAATGAGCAAAAAACTTGCTGAAAATTATGCGCAAGGTAAGTCATCCGTACTGATTACAGGTGAAACCGGAACCGGCAAAGAACTTTTTGCCCATGCGATCCATCTGGCCAGCCCCAGGAAAGATCATCCGTTTATCAGAGTCAACTGTGGCGCTATTCCGCCTGATCTCCTGGAAAGTGAGCTGTTTGGATACGAACCCGGAGCTTTTACAGGCGCCGGGAAGGGCCCAAGGATAGGAAAATTCGAATTGGCACATCATGGAACTATCTTTCTGGATGAAATTTCATCATTGAGTCTGGCTATGCAGCCAAAATTACTATCTGTTTTACAGAATCGCGAAATAGAAAGAATAGGCGGCAACAAAATTATCAATCTTGATTTTCGGATTATATCTGCTACGAACAAATCTTTAACTCAAATGGTTAAAGAAGGATTGTTCAGAAGCGATCTTTATTACCGCCTGAATGTTTTTAATCTTGATATTACACCTTTGCGTGAAAGAATTGATGATATCAAAATCCTTACAAAATATTTTCTGGAAGGATTATATGATGAATATGGTTTTAATCTCAGACGACTCACTCCATCTGTGCTGAAAATTCTTTCGCAATGGTCCTGGCCCGGAAATGTGCGGGAATTACAAAATGTCCTGGAAAGATCAGTTCAAGTAAGCGACAAGAAAGAGATCAAAATTGCTGATCTGCCTGATTACTTGACAAGCGGCCTGGAATTGGATGAGATAGAATCAGCGGGCAATAATAAAGTTAATGTCCTTAAAGAATCAAAAGACGGGATCGAAAAAAAAATAATAGAAAGGGCGCTTATTTCCAATAACTGGAATAAATCCGGAACCGCAAGGCAGATAGGAATTTCACGATCACTCTTATATGCTTTGATTAAAAAATACGACCTGAAAAAATAG
- a CDS encoding type II toxin-antitoxin system MqsA family antitoxin, whose product MSSTKNICPLCGGLKKQGTATFTVDMEDTLMVIRKVPATLCSLCGNEWLSDEVAANVESIMEETKNIHRQVEVTKYRKVT is encoded by the coding sequence ATGAGTTCAACCAAAAATATTTGTCCACTTTGTGGAGGGCTTAAAAAACAGGGAACCGCAACATTTACGGTAGATATGGAAGATACTCTGATGGTGATCAGAAAGGTACCAGCAACACTTTGTTCGTTATGTGGGAACGAATGGCTTTCTGACGAAGTAGCTGCAAACGTTGAAAGTATAATGGAAGAAACTAAGAATATACATCGTCAAGTGGAAGTGACCAAATATCGCAAAGTGACATGA
- a CDS encoding DUF4258 domain-containing protein, producing MKSALLHLVQKAYYNTPTTDLEKGISRASVKHIICTGKMIENYPDNKPFPSGLFYGIWQNQPLHAVIVYDLTEQKIFLITAYWPDEEHFETDLKTRRR from the coding sequence ATGAAATCAGCACTGTTACACTTAGTCCAAAAGGCGTATTATAATACTCCGACGACCGATTTGGAGAAGGGGATCAGCAGAGCATCTGTGAAGCATATCATTTGTACAGGAAAAATGATTGAAAATTATCCTGATAACAAACCTTTCCCAAGTGGATTATTCTACGGAATATGGCAAAATCAGCCATTGCATGCAGTTATTGTCTATGATCTTACCGAGCAAAAAATATTCTTAATCACAGCTTATTGGCCGGATGAAGAACACTTTGAAACAGACTTAAAAACCAGGAGGAGGTAA
- the uvrC gene encoding excinuclease ABC subunit UvrC, with translation MSKNLHDKLLMTSSEPGVYLMKDDAGKIIYVGKAANLKKRLYSYFSKPVHTDMKTGVLVKKIAGFDTIITATEKEALILESNLIKKYKPKYNVILKDGKRYPSLRIDLNSDYPNLAIVRKITKDGAKYFGPFSSALAVRQTLKVINKTFKLRKCKGGSFKSRSRPCLNHQIGACLAPCCLDVAKSEYDEIVNEVIMFLKGRTTELLQDIKNRMKSAAEHKDFERAAQLRDKMFALEKTLEKQVAVTTDLKDRDVLAVARMHGNAMITLLTVRGGFLLGSRHFGFGETFSIDAEIIEDFIRQNYENTPYIPKEILVSSMSDNLSLLEDFLGRIKGKKVRVLRPQRGEKLQLVNMAVKNAGNRLREIAASDAVREDMLARLKYELKIDRIPFWIECFDNSHISGKDAVSAMVVFKNGQPDKSSYKKFKIKTAHAQDDYACMLETLIRRYGNAGKTEAYPDLLVIDGGKGQLNIAVSVIKELNLSGKFEIIGIAKRDDKKGETKDKIYKYGRINPVNMGKRGDTLLFLQRIRDEAHRFAISFHRRRRSKSFIHSELDDIPGVGEKRKRILLTHFKGIEKIRTAALDEISALPGMSKSVAKEVKKRLIQD, from the coding sequence ATGTCAAAAAATCTACACGACAAGCTGTTAATGACTTCCTCCGAACCTGGTGTATACTTGATGAAGGATGATGCCGGAAAGATTATCTATGTGGGTAAGGCTGCAAATTTAAAAAAACGCCTCTATTCATACTTTTCCAAACCGGTGCATACTGACATGAAAACCGGTGTTCTTGTAAAAAAGATTGCCGGATTTGATACCATTATCACCGCAACTGAAAAAGAAGCCCTGATTCTCGAATCTAACCTGATAAAGAAATATAAGCCCAAGTATAATGTTATTTTAAAGGACGGGAAAAGGTATCCGTCCCTGCGCATCGACCTTAACAGCGATTATCCTAATCTTGCTATAGTCCGAAAAATTACCAAAGACGGCGCAAAATATTTTGGGCCCTTTTCTTCGGCTCTTGCTGTGCGGCAGACTCTCAAGGTTATCAATAAAACATTCAAGCTGAGAAAATGCAAAGGCGGGTCATTTAAAAGCCGGTCCCGCCCATGTCTTAACCACCAGATCGGAGCGTGCCTGGCGCCCTGCTGTCTCGATGTAGCCAAGTCTGAGTATGATGAAATAGTCAATGAAGTTATTATGTTTTTAAAGGGCAGAACTACTGAGCTGCTTCAGGATATAAAGAACCGGATGAAGTCTGCGGCTGAACATAAGGATTTTGAAAGGGCTGCCCAGTTGAGGGACAAGATGTTTGCTCTTGAAAAAACCCTTGAAAAGCAGGTTGCCGTGACAACCGATTTGAAGGACAGGGATGTGCTGGCAGTGGCACGAATGCATGGGAATGCCATGATTACATTGCTGACCGTGCGTGGAGGATTTCTGCTTGGCAGCCGGCATTTTGGTTTTGGTGAAACTTTTTCAATTGATGCGGAAATTATAGAGGATTTTATCAGGCAGAATTACGAGAATACCCCTTATATTCCAAAAGAGATACTGGTCTCTTCGATGTCGGATAATTTATCTTTGCTGGAAGATTTCTTAGGCAGAATCAAAGGTAAAAAAGTCCGGGTACTCAGGCCTCAAAGGGGTGAAAAATTGCAGCTTGTTAATATGGCGGTAAAGAATGCAGGGAACAGGTTAAGGGAGATAGCAGCTTCTGATGCGGTTAGAGAAGATATGCTTGCAAGGCTGAAATATGAGCTGAAAATAGACAGGATCCCGTTTTGGATAGAATGTTTTGATAATTCTCATATTTCAGGTAAAGATGCGGTTTCTGCAATGGTGGTCTTTAAAAACGGTCAGCCCGATAAGTCCTCATACAAAAAATTCAAAATAAAAACCGCCCATGCTCAGGATGATTATGCCTGTATGTTGGAAACCTTAATCAGGCGCTACGGGAATGCCGGAAAAACAGAAGCTTATCCTGATCTTCTTGTTATTGACGGAGGCAAGGGCCAACTGAATATTGCGGTATCAGTTATTAAAGAGCTGAACCTTTCTGGAAAATTTGAAATAATCGGAATAGCAAAAAGAGATGACAAAAAAGGGGAAACCAAAGACAAGATATATAAGTACGGACGAATTAATCCTGTTAACATGGGAAAAAGAGGAGATACACTTCTATTCCTGCAAAGAATAAGAGATGAGGCCCACCGTTTTGCCATATCATTTCATCGCCGGCGGCGCAGCAAGTCATTTATTCATTCGGAGCTTGATGATATTCCGGGAGTTGGCGAAAAGAGGAAAAGAATTCTTTTAACTCATTTTAAGGGTATTGAAAAAATCCGGACAGCCGCACTTGACGAGATAAGCGCGCTGCCCGGAATGAGTAAAAGTGTTGCAAAAGAGGTTAAAAAAAGATTAATTCAGGATTGA
- the mdh gene encoding malate dehydrogenase produces MDKKVTVVGAGNVGGMAAQHLAMKGICDVVLVDILDGIPQGKALDLAEASPIEKYDVNLTGSNDYEPSEGSDIVIITAGVPRKPNMSRDDLLGINAKIMKDITGKVAKLSPEAIILVLSNPLDAMCHVAFDTTGFPKNRVIGMAGVLDSARFRTFISWELGVSVESTQALVLGGHGDTMVPLPRYTTVAGIPITELLPEDRIEALIERTRNGGAEIVGLFKTGSAFYAPSSAVLEMAESILLDKKKILPCAAYLEGEYGKNGLFIGVPVKLGANGIEEIIELNLADKEMAELDKSADAVTELVEALKKLV; encoded by the coding sequence GTGGACAAAAAAGTGACCGTTGTGGGAGCCGGTAATGTTGGAGGCATGGCTGCGCAGCACTTGGCTATGAAAGGGATATGTGATGTAGTCTTGGTAGATATTCTCGATGGTATTCCCCAGGGAAAGGCTTTAGACTTGGCAGAAGCATCGCCGATAGAAAAATATGACGTTAATTTAACAGGTTCCAACGATTATGAACCATCTGAAGGATCAGATATAGTTATAATTACAGCAGGCGTGCCACGCAAACCAAACATGAGCCGTGATGATTTATTGGGAATAAATGCCAAGATCATGAAAGATATAACAGGAAAAGTGGCGAAACTTTCACCCGAAGCAATAATTCTCGTTCTCAGCAATCCCCTTGATGCCATGTGCCATGTTGCTTTTGATACAACCGGATTCCCGAAAAACAGGGTTATAGGGATGGCCGGTGTTTTGGATTCCGCAAGATTCAGGACATTTATATCCTGGGAGCTTGGTGTCTCGGTGGAAAGTACACAAGCGCTGGTTTTAGGCGGACATGGCGATACCATGGTTCCCCTGCCGCGATACACTACTGTCGCAGGCATACCGATCACAGAACTGCTTCCGGAGGACCGTATTGAAGCTCTGATAGAAAGAACAAGAAATGGTGGAGCGGAAATTGTAGGTCTTTTTAAGACCGGAAGCGCATTTTATGCTCCTTCATCGGCTGTGCTCGAAATGGCTGAATCGATTCTTCTGGACAAGAAAAAAATCCTGCCATGCGCTGCTTATCTTGAAGGTGAGTATGGCAAGAATGGTCTTTTTATAGGGGTTCCGGTAAAACTTGGAGCAAACGGCATTGAGGAGATCATCGAGCTTAATCTGGCAGACAAGGAAATGGCGGAACTGGACAAATCAGCCGATGCCGTCACAGAACTGGTTGAAGCATTAAAAAAACTGGTATAA
- a CDS encoding tetratricopeptide repeat protein: MNIAKQIKGLIQEADIYSSQGLYVEAKGKYEDAAGLFQKSKQLENSDNLLSVILQKISALGQKIKSLDGTGANHEISIKAQNLIKQLFSFSSEEHEEAAKLEGAIALAKFGQFERALKDFFELLRHDTVRVVAAKNILRCHVALSSLDAAVAQFQKWLTSDSFNSAELKKIRLFLQDMIDKKEVNITLPEIRGEDKGSNQLQEKDDPANVLDISSIGIIFDSGPRKGSIVEYDVSFQSGNMISLIISSKEKEWVDSLSIDHKLEDVQYYSPIAMFNGSGLVSSKTEIKSGPKRGDYCLDIKILSM, from the coding sequence ATGAATATTGCAAAACAGATTAAGGGACTAATACAGGAAGCGGATATTTATAGTTCTCAGGGGTTGTATGTTGAAGCTAAGGGAAAGTATGAAGATGCAGCAGGATTATTTCAAAAAAGTAAACAACTTGAAAACAGCGATAATCTGTTAAGTGTAATTTTACAAAAAATTTCAGCATTGGGACAGAAGATTAAGTCATTAGACGGAACCGGAGCAAACCATGAAATATCTATAAAGGCGCAGAATCTTATAAAACAATTATTCTCTTTTTCAAGTGAGGAACATGAAGAGGCTGCAAAGCTTGAGGGAGCTATAGCGTTGGCGAAATTCGGTCAGTTTGAACGGGCATTAAAAGATTTTTTCGAATTGTTAAGACATGATACTGTCCGGGTAGTGGCTGCAAAGAATATTCTTAGATGCCATGTAGCTTTATCTTCACTGGATGCTGCTGTGGCTCAATTCCAAAAATGGCTGACCAGTGATTCTTTTAATTCCGCAGAGTTAAAAAAGATACGGTTATTCCTGCAGGATATGATTGATAAAAAGGAGGTGAATATCACTCTTCCTGAAATACGCGGTGAGGATAAGGGGTCTAACCAACTTCAGGAGAAGGATGATCCTGCTAATGTGCTGGATATCAGTTCAATCGGGATTATTTTTGATTCCGGGCCTCGAAAGGGATCAATTGTAGAATATGATGTCAGCTTTCAATCCGGCAATATGATTAGTTTGATAATTTCAAGCAAGGAGAAGGAATGGGTCGACAGCCTTTCCATAGACCATAAGCTTGAAGATGTTCAATATTACTCTCCTATAGCAATGTTTAACGGTTCCGGTCTTGTTTCATCCAAGACAGAGATAAAATCAGGGCCAAAGAGAGGAGATTATTGTCTGGATATAAAAATTTTAAGTATGTAA
- a CDS encoding GTP-binding protein yields MAIFNLKKREIECKIVYYGPGRCGKTTNLESIFRTYQKQITGEMVSINTEGDRTLFFDFLPMGLGKIRGCEIRAQLYTVPGQVRYSSTRKLVLRGVDGIIFVADSFKVRREKNMLSLQDLQKNLKEYGINILKIPLVMQYNKRDLAEEGLPLMSLEMMERDLNRQLKVPSFSASAITGDGVGETLQGCMKLTLEFLQKQLKWAE; encoded by the coding sequence ATGGCTATTTTTAATTTGAAGAAACGAGAAATAGAGTGTAAAATTGTATATTACGGCCCTGGTAGGTGTGGAAAGACAACAAATCTTGAATCAATTTTCAGGACTTATCAGAAACAGATAACCGGCGAAATGGTTTCCATTAATACAGAGGGTGATCGTACCCTTTTTTTCGATTTTCTTCCCATGGGCCTTGGTAAAATTAGGGGTTGTGAAATTAGAGCGCAATTATATACCGTCCCTGGTCAGGTACGCTATTCTTCAACCAGAAAGCTGGTTTTACGAGGTGTTGACGGCATAATATTTGTCGCTGATTCGTTTAAGGTCAGGCGTGAAAAAAATATGCTCTCATTGCAGGATCTGCAGAAGAATTTAAAGGAATATGGTATAAATATTTTAAAAATACCTCTTGTTATGCAGTATAATAAAAGAGATCTTGCTGAAGAAGGGCTTCCATTGATGTCTCTGGAAATGATGGAAAGGGATCTGAACAGGCAGCTTAAGGTGCCTTCCTTTTCCGCAAGTGCAATCACTGGTGATGGTGTTGGAGAAACTTTACAGGGATGCATGAAATTAACACTGGAATTTTTACAGAAACAATTAAAGTGGGCTGAATAA
- a CDS encoding DUF4388 domain-containing protein → MKNSIVFSGELQFLNLAELIQVLGTNASNGILRITSRYAKKPGFIYFKNGDLVDASNGSNTGAEAVYSLFGWTEGIFEFTLMDLDIEKKINQSRMKMILDGLRMLDDGKIIRLGPVSDVKKFIPDSQPGKPLIKGPLIDYMYVVDEEEFLDGDRIVEENKFGNWMWVILSGVVDIIRKTKQGPEVILKIGKGGFIGRLTSLLVRRDIRNATVVAVGNVQLGVLDLQRLSNEYSCMSNEFRNIVTSLENRLDQVTNLYIGPGMPNKDFYDFIKGKDPFFVQGGRDARLFTITYGQAFVARNTPGGYVKLANLSEGDFVGNIPFHSIGHEPGAASVFGSKDIEVMPIDPGKLQKEYNGTPLIFKKIIEHTGNCIAVTTRLACDKNKSCLINKNEKVGI, encoded by the coding sequence ATGAAAAACAGCATTGTTTTTTCCGGCGAACTTCAGTTTTTAAATCTTGCTGAATTGATACAGGTTCTTGGTACAAATGCAAGTAATGGTATTCTGCGCATTACCAGCAGATATGCTAAAAAGCCCGGTTTCATATACTTTAAAAATGGTGATCTTGTAGATGCCTCAAACGGTTCAAACACAGGGGCCGAAGCTGTTTATTCGCTGTTTGGATGGACTGAAGGTATATTTGAATTTACCCTTATGGATTTAGATATTGAGAAGAAGATCAACCAGAGCAGGATGAAAATGATCCTGGACGGATTGAGGATGCTGGATGATGGAAAAATTATAAGACTTGGCCCTGTTTCTGATGTCAAGAAATTTATTCCCGATAGCCAGCCTGGCAAACCTTTGATTAAGGGTCCGCTTATCGATTATATGTATGTGGTGGACGAAGAAGAATTTCTTGATGGTGATAGAATTGTTGAAGAGAATAAATTCGGTAACTGGATGTGGGTTATATTGAGCGGTGTAGTGGATATAATTAGAAAAACAAAACAAGGCCCGGAGGTAATTTTAAAGATCGGCAAGGGTGGTTTTATCGGCAGGTTAACTTCATTGTTAGTGCGAAGGGATATACGTAATGCTACTGTTGTTGCTGTTGGTAATGTTCAACTGGGCGTACTCGATTTACAACGTTTGTCCAATGAATACTCCTGCATGTCTAATGAGTTCAGGAATATTGTAACGAGCCTTGAAAACAGACTGGATCAGGTTACCAATTTGTATATCGGGCCTGGAATGCCTAATAAGGATTTTTATGATTTCATCAAAGGCAAAGACCCATTCTTCGTGCAGGGTGGGAGAGATGCAAGGCTTTTCACGATAACATACGGCCAAGCCTTTGTTGCTCGCAATACACCGGGAGGTTATGTTAAGCTTGCCAATCTAAGCGAGGGAGATTTTGTTGGTAATATTCCGTTCCATTCGATAGGGCATGAGCCTGGTGCAGCTTCTGTTTTCGGATCAAAAGATATTGAGGTTATGCCGATTGATCCAGGTAAGTTGCAAAAAGAATATAATGGTACTCCATTAATTTTTAAAAAAATTATTGAACATACGGGAAATTGTATTGCCGTTACCACAAGATTGGCCTGTGATAAGAACAAGAGCTGTTTAATTAATAAGAATGAAAAAGTGGGAATATGA
- a CDS encoding PilZ domain-containing protein yields the protein MMTKDNRRHIRIDSINLTYFALDENDKIVKQSIGRTLNVSESGILLETHIPVDLKQAILLAIGLEDDVVDIKGNVIYSADCENGKYKTGIEFYDVDETAFQILKLFIDYFNRHEGKG from the coding sequence ATGATGACTAAAGACAACAGAAGACATATAAGAATAGACTCAATCAATCTGACATATTTTGCACTTGATGAAAATGATAAAATTGTAAAGCAGAGCATTGGCAGAACATTGAATGTTTCAGAATCGGGAATTCTTTTGGAAACCCATATTCCTGTTGATTTAAAGCAGGCAATATTGCTGGCAATAGGCCTGGAAGACGATGTGGTTGATATCAAGGGTAATGTTATTTATTCAGCCGATTGCGAGAATGGAAAATATAAAACCGGAATTGAGTTTTATGATGTTGATGAAACAGCTTTTCAGATTTTAAAGTTATTTATCGATTATTTTAACAGGCACGAGGGAAAGGGATAA
- a CDS encoding phosphoribosylaminoimidazolesuccinocarboxamide synthase, whose product MGQSLFETDFTELELAKRGKVRDIYDLGDRLLIVATDRISAFDVIMPDPVPEKGKILTAISLFWFEVMEPIVQNHLISSNIKDYPDICKPYADFLDGRSMLVKKAKPLPIECVVRGYISGSGWKSYQVSGSICGIELPKGLKESDKLPEIIFTPSTKEEQGAHDINIDYESAAKMVGPNLAARVKELSIAIYKKGVELADEKGIIIADTKFEFGLYDNEVILIDEVLTPDSSRFWPKGSYHPGGPQDSYDKQYIRDYLISINWNKTPPAPNLPGKVIQNTRSKYMEALKQLTE is encoded by the coding sequence ATGGGACAATCTTTATTTGAGACTGATTTTACTGAGCTGGAACTGGCGAAAAGGGGGAAGGTAAGAGATATCTATGACCTTGGAGACAGACTTTTGATAGTAGCAACCGATCGAATCTCTGCGTTTGATGTTATAATGCCGGATCCTGTTCCTGAAAAAGGAAAAATTCTTACAGCAATCTCCCTGTTCTGGTTTGAAGTTATGGAGCCGATTGTACAAAATCATCTTATTTCAAGTAACATAAAAGATTATCCTGATATATGTAAACCGTATGCTGATTTCCTGGACGGAAGAAGCATGCTTGTTAAAAAAGCGAAACCCCTTCCTATCGAATGCGTTGTAAGGGGATATATTTCAGGCTCAGGGTGGAAGTCATATCAGGTATCCGGAAGTATTTGCGGTATAGAGCTGCCTAAAGGGCTTAAAGAGTCGGATAAACTCCCGGAAATTATTTTTACTCCTTCTACAAAAGAGGAGCAAGGGGCGCATGACATTAATATAGATTATGAATCAGCAGCCAAGATGGTTGGGCCAAATCTTGCAGCAAGAGTCAAAGAACTCAGTATTGCAATATATAAAAAGGGAGTTGAGCTTGCTGATGAGAAAGGAATTATTATTGCCGATACCAAGTTTGAATTCGGCCTTTATGATAATGAGGTTATTTTAATAGATGAAGTGCTTACCCCCGATTCATCCAGATTTTGGCCCAAGGGATCTTACCATCCCGGAGGCCCGCAGGATAGTTATGATAAACAATACATCAGGGATTATCTGATTTCAATCAATTGGAATAAAACACCGCCTGCTCCAAACCTGCCCGGCAAAGTTATTCAGAATACGCGCAGCAAATATATGGAGGCGTTAAAGCAGTTGACAGAATAA
- a CDS encoding ParB/RepB/Spo0J family partition protein: protein MHFKEKNIELACIDSEDKTFCITTRTEIDPLAASIQEIGLITLPILKEKGVKLIVVSGFRRIKACKLLGLVHIKARVLSSEVTDLTSIKIAVAENALQRPLDLIEQARAVHLLGKYIEDDTAAAKIASGLCLPGNQSIIKKLKDLYNLSSSLQEYVLNKTLSLTIALELGALDNHAGVAFADLFDELKTSLNKQKEIISLTKEIALRDDSSILEVLQENGLNKIINSKDPDRAKKTAEIRSYLKQRRFPVITDYEKNFKKLIKVLRLGNGIKLVPPKNFEGKIYKLTIDFKSHAELEKRQSILNRIINEKGVKSMFDH, encoded by the coding sequence ATGCACTTTAAAGAAAAAAACATAGAGCTTGCGTGTATTGATTCAGAAGATAAGACTTTCTGTATTACAACCAGAACTGAAATTGATCCCCTGGCTGCATCTATTCAGGAAATAGGGTTGATTACCCTCCCCATACTTAAAGAAAAAGGTGTAAAATTAATAGTTGTTAGCGGTTTCAGGCGGATAAAAGCATGTAAATTGCTCGGGCTTGTTCATATCAAGGCGCGTGTTTTATCTTCGGAAGTAACTGATTTAACATCGATTAAAATTGCTGTTGCTGAGAACGCTCTCCAAAGGCCCTTGGATTTGATAGAGCAAGCACGGGCGGTTCATCTGCTCGGTAAATATATTGAAGATGATACTGCAGCGGCAAAGATTGCATCCGGACTGTGTCTGCCGGGAAATCAGTCTATTATTAAAAAACTTAAAGACCTTTATAATCTATCTTCTTCTTTACAGGAATATGTACTCAATAAGACCCTTTCCCTTACAATAGCTCTCGAACTTGGGGCTTTGGATAACCATGCCGGAGTAGCTTTTGCCGATCTTTTTGATGAACTTAAAACAAGCCTGAATAAACAGAAGGAGATAATTAGTTTAACTAAAGAAATTGCTTTGCGTGATGATAGCTCAATTTTGGAAGTGCTGCAGGAGAACGGGTTAAATAAAATAATTAACAGTAAAGACCCGGATCGGGCAAAAAAAACCGCAGAAATAAGATCTTACTTAAAGCAGAGACGGTTTCCCGTCATAACAGATTATGAGAAAAATTTTAAAAAGCTTATCAAAGTATTAAGACTCGGAAATGGTATAAAACTTGTTCCCCCTAAAAATTTTGAAGGAAAGATCTATAAATTAACCATAGATTTTAAAAGCCACGCGGAGCTCGAAAAACGTCAATCTATCCTCAACAGGATTATAAATGAAAAAGGGGTCAAATCCATGTTCGACCACTGA
- a CDS encoding acetyl-CoA carboxylase biotin carboxyl carrier protein subunit, with product MSVEIVSPMPGTIIEVLVKTGDKVNADDELIILESMKMENPICASSDGTVTEVKVEEQDKVQVNQVLAIID from the coding sequence ATGAGTGTAGAGATAGTATCCCCAATGCCAGGAACCATAATAGAAGTTTTGGTAAAAACCGGAGACAAAGTAAATGCTGATGATGAGTTGATAATACTTGAATCCATGAAGATGGAAAATCCGATCTGTGCTTCGTCAGACGGCACAGTTACCGAGGTCAAAGTAGAAGAACAGGATAAGGTGCAAGTTAATCAGGTACTGGCGATAATAGATTAA